AGGTACTTGGCCGTCTATTATACCAGCATTTTCCAGTGAATTTATCTAGCACATCTGATACATCGCTATTGAAGCTTTTCTTTGGCAATTCATTGCTCAGGCGAAACAAAActggtgaaaaaaaaaaataagtggaGAAACTTATAGAAAAAACATTTGTGCAGAATCTAGTTCCCACCCTCCCCCTGAATACAAGAAAGAAACCATATTCTTCAAATCTTGGCAAAGCCACTATTTCTATTTAAAATATGCTAGGCATCTAAAccctaaaaaaattaaaaagttaCTTAACAAAAGGCTCTACTACTTGGCCCAAGTCAATTTTTCTTCATACAATATTGTAACTTATGCCTTTAGTTAGCAACCATTTCTAATTGGATAGGAAAATTGGTTACGAACTTTTTAACTTCCAAAAATTGAAAGTTCACTGTATAATATCTTACCTTTTTTATGCACGTCAGTAGTCAAGAATTTTTAGCCACAGGAAGAACACCGTTTATTCCATCTAGCATAGTTCATTTTCTTGGGCTGTGGCCTCTAATCATCTACACTAGAATCTGAATACTCTAGTAGTGGAGGACTTGGCAATGGCACTGGTCCTCCAATGAGCAACAGAGTCACGAAGAGGAGGCGTGAGCGCCAATGCCAATGCTGACTGGACAACGAGTCACTGGTTTGTGAAGGTGGAGTTATATCCATTAATGGCTCTTGTGGTGTAGCTGCTTGCTCAGGCACGACAGGAGCCCGAGCCTCATCATTGACGAATAAAACGTTCCTAGCAGAATATTGTCTCATAATTATCTCTACATAATAATCTATTATTTGTAAaggtgtaaaggattgagaggcACTGCTCTGAATGCTATTATCTGGAAAGAAATCCCCCAAACCTGGTGCCAAGCCAGGCCCGGCGGCGGGTCGCTCCCGGCTCTCAGGCCTGGCGGCGTGCCGCTTCCGGCTCCCAGGCCTGGCGGCACTCGGGTGCCTAGCAGGAGAATCCACCATGCCGGGTGTCAA
Above is a window of Procambarus clarkii isolate CNS0578487 chromosome 3, FALCON_Pclarkii_2.0, whole genome shotgun sequence DNA encoding:
- the LOC138367877 gene encoding uncharacterized protein: MTGPVVADRYPCAPLTSSVVDCSPVRHPSAARPGSREPHTAGPLEEDGNAAGHLAGDATGSLGRERHSAGPRIRERHMTGPVVADRYPCAPLTPGMVDSPVRHPSAARPGSRERHTAEPLAEDGDAAGRLAGDATGSLGRERHMTGPVVANRYPCAPLTPGMVDSPARHPSAARPGSRKRHAARPESRERPAAGPGLAPGLGDFFPDNSIQSSASQSFTPLQIIDYYVEIIMRQYSARNVLFVNDEARAPVVPEQAATPQEPLMDITPPSQTSDSLSSQHWHWRSRLLFVTLLLIGGPVPLPSPPLLEYSDSSVDD